A stretch of the Sinorhizobium alkalisoli genome encodes the following:
- a CDS encoding ABC transporter ATP-binding protein, which yields MAKIEFRNISKRFGSVEVIPDMNLVIEDGEFVALLGPSGCGKSTSLFMLAGIYLPSGGELLFDGHIVNEVEARDRNVGIVFQSYALYPHMSVRDNILFPLRFKKTPRDEALDRVKAAAELVRVAELLDRRPSELSGGQQQRVALARALVKKPQLLLLDEPLSNLDASLRLSMRSEIKSLHEQLGVTTVLVTHDQIEATTMADRIICMRAGRIEQVGTPDDLYLRPSSLFVAGFIGSPPINLIAGEAQAGMVTVNGIRFPVVGASGLVTVGLRPEHLRFGDTGFPGRIAQVEPMGREVLYVVETGMGAVRVLEQGSSVEHTTGKQVKIGFQPENSLVFDTEGQKLIAGAHVRAPD from the coding sequence ATGGCGAAGATCGAATTCCGAAACATCTCGAAGCGCTTCGGTTCCGTCGAAGTGATCCCCGATATGAACCTCGTGATCGAGGACGGCGAGTTCGTCGCGCTTCTCGGCCCCTCTGGCTGCGGCAAGTCGACGAGCCTGTTCATGCTCGCCGGCATCTATCTGCCGAGCGGCGGCGAGCTCCTCTTTGACGGCCATATCGTCAACGAGGTGGAGGCACGCGACCGCAATGTCGGCATCGTCTTTCAATCCTACGCGCTCTACCCGCATATGAGCGTGCGCGACAACATCCTGTTTCCGCTACGCTTCAAGAAGACGCCGCGCGACGAAGCTCTCGATCGGGTGAAGGCGGCTGCGGAGCTTGTTCGGGTCGCAGAGCTTTTGGATCGTCGCCCGAGCGAGCTTTCCGGCGGCCAGCAGCAGCGCGTCGCCCTTGCGCGCGCCCTTGTGAAGAAGCCGCAGTTGCTGCTCCTGGACGAGCCGCTTTCCAACCTAGACGCATCCCTTCGCCTTTCCATGCGCAGCGAGATCAAATCGCTGCACGAACAGCTGGGCGTCACGACCGTTCTCGTCACCCATGACCAGATCGAGGCGACGACCATGGCCGACCGTATCATCTGCATGCGCGCCGGGCGCATCGAACAGGTGGGAACGCCGGACGACCTCTATCTCAGGCCGTCGAGTCTGTTCGTCGCCGGTTTCATCGGCTCGCCGCCGATCAATCTCATCGCCGGCGAAGCCCAGGCCGGCATGGTCACCGTAAATGGCATCCGATTTCCGGTCGTAGGCGCGTCTGGGTTGGTGACGGTCGGGCTGAGGCCGGAGCATCTCCGCTTCGGCGATACCGGCTTTCCCGGCCGTATCGCTCAGGTCGAACCGATGGGACGCGAGGTCCTCTATGTCGTCGAAACCGGTATGGGCGCCGTGCGTGTACTGGAACAGGGTTCGTCCGTCGAACACACGACGGGAAAGCAGGTAAAGATCGGCTTCCAGCCCGAGAATTCGCTTGTGTTCGACACCGAGGGACAAAAGCTCATCGCCGGCGCGCATGTGCGTGCACCGGATTGA
- a CDS encoding glycerophosphodiester phosphodiesterase produces the protein MTAFETGDRTSNTPVAVEGPHGPVRLKWHKLRRHLTEAPFKRSNLALGWQLGASLEIDLLATADSRFAVLHDATLGPSTTGRGHVARMPIAATRGLFHRDAAGAPDPDAPVLSLTELVAPLRTLPRAPSAILQLDLKLLQGQRLPDAAIADAAAAVAGLGDAIIVGSHHLDDARRLVAAIPGARLGYDPMLAVSRQPTLREPERLLRHIERRRLGVSLAYLRFDAILAAERQGFPLARRLLDLGIETDAWTVNPGRIGIDTILRTLMEANVRQVTTDAPGAIFAAVSF, from the coding sequence GTGACAGCTTTCGAGACGGGCGACCGGACATCGAACACGCCGGTGGCAGTTGAAGGGCCACATGGCCCTGTTCGACTGAAGTGGCACAAACTGCGCAGGCACCTCACCGAGGCGCCCTTCAAGCGCTCGAACCTCGCCCTCGGCTGGCAGCTCGGCGCGAGCCTCGAGATCGATCTACTCGCGACCGCCGACAGCCGCTTCGCTGTTCTCCACGACGCAACGCTCGGTCCATCGACGACCGGCCGGGGCCATGTTGCGCGCATGCCGATCGCGGCGACGCGAGGGCTTTTCCACCGGGACGCCGCCGGCGCGCCGGATCCCGATGCACCGGTGTTGTCGCTCACCGAACTGGTGGCGCCTCTACGAACGCTGCCGAGGGCGCCGTCGGCCATCCTTCAGCTCGACCTCAAGCTGCTCCAGGGACAAAGGCTACCGGATGCGGCGATCGCCGATGCGGCGGCGGCCGTCGCCGGGCTCGGGGACGCCATCATCGTCGGATCCCATCATCTGGACGATGCACGTCGTCTCGTCGCCGCCATTCCCGGAGCGAGGCTCGGCTACGATCCGATGCTGGCGGTCTCCCGCCAGCCGACCCTTCGCGAACCTGAGCGACTCCTGCGCCACATCGAGCGGCGCAGGCTGGGCGTGAGCCTCGCCTACCTCCGCTTCGACGCCATCCTCGCCGCCGAGAGGCAAGGCTTCCCGCTCGCCAGGCGTCTTTTGGATCTCGGCATCGAGACAGACGCCTGGACGGTCAACCCGGGCCGGATCGGCATCGACACCATTCTCCGCACACTCATGGAAGCGAATGTGCGCCAGGTCACGACCGACGCTCCGGGTGCGATCTTTGCTGCTGTTTCGTTTTAA
- the greA gene encoding transcription elongation factor GreA produces the protein MSVAFTKEESAETAAETLLPDRPVSPHPNLVTEAGLKALKLQFQQARQAYDAISTIEDVNERRRQAASPLRDLRYFAERIRTAQLVPDPTSLATVGFGSTVTFSRDDGRVQTYRIVGEDEADPKRGTISYVSPVARLLMGRAVGHIVSVGDQELEIVAIG, from the coding sequence TTGAGTGTCGCCTTCACCAAGGAAGAAAGTGCCGAAACGGCTGCGGAAACTCTGTTGCCCGACCGTCCCGTCTCGCCTCATCCGAACCTCGTCACGGAAGCGGGATTGAAGGCTCTGAAATTGCAGTTCCAACAGGCGCGCCAAGCCTATGACGCTATCAGCACAATCGAAGATGTTAACGAGCGACGGCGGCAAGCGGCGAGCCCGTTGCGTGATCTGCGCTACTTTGCAGAAAGAATTCGCACGGCTCAGCTCGTTCCCGACCCGACTTCACTTGCCACTGTTGGCTTCGGGAGCACGGTAACCTTCAGCCGTGACGACGGACGGGTGCAGACGTATCGCATCGTTGGGGAGGATGAGGCGGATCCCAAGCGCGGAACCATTTCCTATGTGTCCCCGGTCGCGAGGCTGCTGATGGGCAGAGCTGTAGGGCACATTGTGAGCGTAGGCGATCAAGAGCTCGAAATCGTCGCCATCGGGTAG
- a CDS encoding copper resistance CopC/CopD family protein: MRGHFTLAMPAALSRIARVVTLALFGVLAQIAVASAHASYTSSNPEDGDVVETAPSRYAIAFSEPVSPLSLKLVRPDGSSIPLERFEVKDKTVEIVAPTGLGRGTHVLSWRVISADGHPVGGSVVFSINEADAAPPPIVDEIDRTVRAGVLGSKVALYIGLFIGVCGVFASVWLLGGSRPGRNVAGGALGIGILGALASAGFQGLDALAAPVARIAEPIVWSTAMATSFGHTVAVAVLAFTIAAAALLSGKGPISRPSSFLAFILAGLALSLSGHAAAAQPQWLMRPAVFVHAAAIAFWVGALAPLGLALKRADPAAVAGLRRFSAMVPFAVAALVGAGVTLAIVISRSLRYGPWPRPCRKIGAHRRAVPARRHQSLEPYRAGFGRDGPATTRLVRTIAIETAIVLLIFRSRRPGVSRRRRAPWPPPRLSLRRCISTPARRWPSFR, translated from the coding sequence ATGAGAGGACACTTCACCCTCGCCATGCCAGCGGCCCTCTCTCGCATTGCGAGGGTGGTGACGCTTGCGCTGTTCGGCGTTCTCGCGCAGATCGCCGTCGCTTCCGCGCACGCGTCGTACACCTCGAGCAATCCCGAAGACGGCGACGTCGTCGAGACGGCCCCGTCAAGATATGCCATCGCCTTCAGCGAACCGGTGTCGCCGCTATCGCTGAAGCTGGTGCGGCCGGACGGCTCCTCGATCCCGCTCGAGCGCTTCGAGGTTAAGGACAAGACCGTCGAGATCGTTGCGCCGACCGGCCTCGGCCGCGGGACGCATGTGCTGAGCTGGCGCGTGATTTCGGCGGACGGGCACCCGGTCGGCGGTTCGGTTGTGTTCTCCATCAACGAGGCGGATGCCGCGCCTCCGCCGATCGTGGACGAGATCGACCGGACCGTTCGCGCTGGCGTCCTCGGTTCGAAGGTGGCACTCTATATCGGCCTGTTCATCGGCGTCTGCGGCGTGTTCGCGTCGGTCTGGCTGCTCGGCGGCTCCCGGCCTGGCCGCAATGTCGCCGGCGGCGCCCTCGGCATCGGCATTCTTGGTGCTCTCGCTTCCGCCGGTTTCCAAGGGCTCGATGCGCTGGCGGCACCCGTGGCGCGCATCGCCGAACCCATTGTCTGGTCCACGGCCATGGCGACAAGCTTCGGCCATACGGTCGCCGTCGCCGTCCTCGCCTTCACCATCGCCGCGGCGGCTCTCCTATCGGGCAAGGGGCCGATTTCGCGCCCTTCTTCGTTCCTCGCCTTCATTCTCGCCGGGCTCGCGTTGTCGCTGAGCGGCCATGCGGCCGCGGCACAGCCACAATGGCTGATGCGCCCGGCGGTCTTCGTTCACGCCGCGGCGATTGCCTTCTGGGTGGGAGCGCTTGCGCCTCTGGGTCTTGCTTTGAAAAGAGCTGACCCGGCGGCGGTCGCCGGATTGCGCCGCTTCTCTGCGATGGTTCCCTTTGCGGTCGCGGCCCTTGTCGGCGCCGGGGTTACGCTGGCCATCGTCATCTCACGCTCTCTTCGATACGGCCCATGGCCGCGTCCTTGTCGTAAAATTGGGGCTCATCGCCGGGCTGTTCCTGCTCGCCGCCATCAATCGCTGGAGCCTTACCGCGCCGGTTTTGGCCGCGATGGCCCCGCCACCACGCGGCTGGTTCGCACGATTGCCATCGAGACGGCGATCGTGCTGCTGATCTTCCGGTCGCGGCGTCCTGGCGTTTCACGCCGCCGCCGCGCGCCTTGGCCGCCGCCGCGGCTCAGCCTGCGACGGTGCATATCCACACCGGCAAGGCGATGGCCTTCGTTCAGGTGA